The Nocardia arthritidis genome has a window encoding:
- a CDS encoding GGDEF domain-containing protein yields the protein MDYSNALLKKWWRDHTDYQWLLHSLETRSVLDWKRVLAVTGAVMGVIATLSALSPYGPQSQFGRVFLWSVIAVTALWTLRWWFLPWPSAAESLIWFGLADFLITTSCLQSVNRVYGAAGLILLVVTGGYLAFFHSAKILAAHACWSLLSVVVLSMRIITGGGDALAAVAIVLMMVAAVVAALPALQFLYWLLRTESVCDPLTGLLNRRGLEYQLSVFCDGRSTLSIISVDLDRFKVVNDTFGHQIGDAVLVRTALRLRSTAGKDAVVARTGGEEFVVVTRMTAVSARTEAERLRCAIAEPAEPVIRVTASIGVAVVDSAAPGYPPPNPAHLLRRADAAMYRAKRFGGNTVVVEELSMPC from the coding sequence ATGGACTACAGCAACGCATTACTGAAAAAGTGGTGGCGGGATCACACGGACTACCAGTGGTTGTTGCACAGTCTCGAAACCCGTTCGGTACTGGACTGGAAACGGGTGCTCGCCGTCACCGGCGCGGTCATGGGCGTCATCGCGACGTTGTCGGCACTGTCGCCGTACGGCCCGCAGAGCCAGTTCGGCCGCGTATTCCTGTGGAGCGTCATCGCCGTGACCGCGTTGTGGACGCTGCGCTGGTGGTTCCTGCCCTGGCCCAGTGCGGCGGAATCGCTCATATGGTTCGGTCTGGCCGACTTCCTCATCACGACGTCATGTCTGCAAAGCGTGAATCGCGTCTACGGCGCGGCCGGACTGATCCTGCTGGTGGTCACCGGCGGCTATCTCGCGTTCTTCCACAGCGCCAAAATCCTTGCGGCACATGCATGCTGGTCGCTGTTGTCGGTTGTCGTCCTGTCGATGCGCATCATTACCGGCGGCGGCGATGCCCTGGCCGCGGTAGCCATCGTCCTCATGATGGTGGCGGCGGTGGTCGCCGCGCTGCCCGCCCTGCAATTCCTCTATTGGCTGCTGCGCACGGAGTCGGTCTGCGATCCGCTGACCGGACTGCTGAATCGGCGCGGCCTCGAATACCAACTGTCGGTATTCTGCGATGGCCGAAGCACGCTCAGCATCATCTCCGTCGACCTCGACCGGTTCAAGGTCGTCAACGACACCTTCGGCCATCAGATCGGTGACGCCGTGCTGGTGCGAACCGCGCTGCGATTACGGTCGACAGCGGGTAAGGACGCGGTGGTCGCCCGCACCGGCGGCGAGGAATTCGTCGTCGTCACCAGAATGACCGCAGTATCCGCCCGCACCGAGGCCGAGCGGCTCCGATGCGCCATCGCCGAGCCGGCCGAACCGGTAATACGGGTCACCGCCAGCATCGGGGTGGCGGTAGTCGACAGCGCGGCGCCCGGATATCCCCCGCCCAACCCGGCGCATCTGCTGCGGCGCGCGGATGCGGCCATGTATCGGGCGAAACGATTCGGCGGCAATACCGTTGTCGTGGAAGAGCTTTCGATGCCTTGCTGA
- a CDS encoding DUF4073 domain-containing protein, with translation MRFERRRFLTGAAAAAAAVTLPAALRTPLAMAADSESISFNVISDIQGDLGDLRRALADMRVVNPDSAGLAIAGDITPRGFDSEYAAVSKVFGSNEHAKTIAWAIGNHEFYVPKWKDERTLAQATWPNGVVEDSLFKSFYNFAGRNTIYSETIFGGIPVLAIGTERYQHYYDQNLWDEVWISETQFTWLAERLRYWSDQRKPVMVISHHPLPDSVSGSNTKRYNKDYTQIDRLLGILGRYPDVFFFSGHTHWDLGLPDWIATKVVPGTGNAKGFTTINTGCIQTGYTTDGRGDEKEIGGQVNQGLQVEVTGAEVTIKARDFAARKWLQTKTIPLQNGR, from the coding sequence ATGCGGTTCGAACGGAGAAGGTTCCTCACAGGTGCGGCGGCAGCTGCCGCAGCGGTCACGCTGCCTGCGGCACTGCGCACGCCGCTGGCGATGGCAGCGGATTCGGAGTCGATCAGTTTCAACGTGATCAGCGACATACAAGGCGATTTGGGCGATCTGCGGCGCGCCCTGGCGGATATGCGGGTCGTCAATCCGGACAGCGCAGGGCTTGCCATCGCCGGTGACATCACCCCGCGCGGCTTCGATTCCGAATATGCTGCGGTATCAAAGGTTTTCGGGAGCAATGAGCATGCGAAGACAATCGCGTGGGCGATCGGCAACCACGAGTTCTATGTCCCGAAGTGGAAGGATGAGCGCACCCTCGCACAGGCGACGTGGCCGAATGGGGTCGTCGAGGATTCGTTGTTCAAGAGCTTCTACAACTTCGCGGGCCGCAACACCATCTACTCCGAAACGATCTTCGGCGGAATCCCGGTGCTGGCCATCGGCACCGAGCGCTATCAGCACTACTACGACCAGAATCTCTGGGACGAGGTGTGGATCAGCGAGACTCAGTTCACCTGGCTGGCGGAGCGGCTGCGGTACTGGTCCGATCAACGAAAACCGGTCATGGTCATCAGCCATCACCCGCTACCTGATTCGGTATCCGGTTCGAACACCAAGCGCTACAACAAGGATTACACCCAGATCGACCGACTGCTCGGCATTCTCGGCCGGTATCCGGATGTCTTCTTTTTCAGCGGGCATACCCACTGGGACCTCGGACTGCCGGATTGGATCGCTACCAAAGTCGTGCCGGGCACCGGTAATGCCAAGGGCTTCACCACCATCAACACCGGCTGCATTCAGACCGGCTACACCACCGACGGCCGCGGTGATGAGAAGGAGATTGGCGGACAGGTCAACCAGGGCTTGCAGGTCGAGGTAACCGGTGCCGAGGTGACCATCAAAGCGCGTGACTTCGCCGCGCGAAAGTGGTTGCAGACCAAGACGATTCCGCTGCAGAACGGTAGGTGA